The Leifsonia xyli genomic sequence CGCCCACGCCTCGCGCGCGTCCGCGTCGTAGCCGACGCTCGCGTGCCAGTCGCGCGGCACGCCCAGCGGGCCGCCCCAGTGGTGCGTGATGCGCGCGCCCGCCGCATCCGGGAACAGGTCGAACAACGTGCGCACCAGGTGCTCGCGCACCCGCGGCGACCGGTCGTACGCGGGGTGGATGGCGCTCCCGAGGTGGTAGCGTGCGCCGCGGCCGCCGAACGCGAACCGGTTGTCGGCGGTCCTCTGCCCGTAGACGATGAGGTTGCGGAAGTCGGTGAACGTCTGGCCGTGCTCGATCCCGATCCGCTCCCAGGTGGCGTCGGGCAGCGGCTCGGTCGCGATCATCAGGGAGTAGAGGGGCAGGATGCGGCGCCCCACCTGAGGCAGCTGCGAGCCGTAGCCCTCGGTCGCGTTCACCACGGTGCCGGCGCGCACGAGGCGGTCGGCGCCGCCGGAGCGCGCCCGGACCGTGCCGTCGTCCCACGACAGCACCTCGGTGCCCTCGGCGATCGTCGCGTCGCGGCGCTCCACGACCCGGGCGAGGCCGCGTACGAGCTTGGCGGGATGGATGCGCGCGCAGGCGGGCGTGAACGTCGCGGCCACCGCATCCGGCGCGTTGAAGCGGCTGCGGACGGTCTCGGTGCCCCAGAGTGCGACCTCGTCGACGCCGAAGTGCTCCGACTCCTCGAACTCGCCGCGCGCGGCCTCGACCTGAGGGCGGCTGCGGGCGAAGGTCACCGTGCCCCCGCGGGCGTAGTCGATGTCGATGCCTTCCGCCTCGGCGACGCGGCCGACCTCGTCCACCGTGTCGACCATGGCGCGGCGGGTGGCGACGGCCGCGTCGAAGCCGTACCGCTTCTCCAGCTTCGACGCCGACCAGGGGAAGAGCGCCGAGCACCAGCCCCCGTTGCGGCCGGAGGCGCCGAACCCGGCGACCTCCTTCTCCAGCAGCAGGATGCGCAGGGCGGGGTCGCGCTCCTGCAGGTAGTACGCCGTCCACAGCCCGGTGAGCCCCGCGCCGACGATCGCCACATCCGCGTCCGTATCGGAGGCGAGTCCCGGCCGCGGCCGGAACCCGTCCTCCTGCTCGGCGATCGAATCGAACCAGAACCCGACCTCTCGGTAGTCCATGCGTCTCCCTCGGTAAACGAATGGTCCCAACACGCCGTGACGTTCGGGTGCGTAACGGCGTGTTGGGACCAGTGGATGCAGATCAGAGGTGGTTGGACGCCTCGGTCAGCACCGACTCCAGGATCTGGCGGATCTCGACGAACTCGTTCGGGCCGATCGTGAGCGGCGGCGCGAGCTGCACCACGGGGTCGCCGCGGTCGTCGGCGCGGCAGTACAGGCCGGCGTCGTACAGGGCCTTCGAGAGGAAGCCGCGGAGCAGGCGCTCCGACTCGTCGTCGTTGAAGGTCTCCTTGGTGTTCTTGTCCTTGACCAGCTCGATGCCGAAGAAGTAACCGGCGCCGCGCACGTCGCCGACGATCGGCAGCGCGAGCAGCTTCTCGAGCTCGGCACGGAACAGCGGGGAGTTCTCGCGGACGCGCTCGTTCAGCCCCTCCTCCTCGAAGATGTCGAGATTCTCCATTGCGACCGCGGCCGAGACCGGGTGACCGCCGAACGTGTACCCGTGGTAGAACGACGTGTTGCCGTGCTTGAAGGGCTCGTAGATGCGGTCGCTGATGATGGTCGCGCCGATGGGGGAGTAGCCGCTGGTCATCGCCTTCGCGCAGGTGATCATGTCGGGCACGTAACCGTACTCGTCGCAGGCGAACATGTGGCCGATGCGGCCGAACGCGCAGATGACCTCGTCGCTGACCATGAGCACGTCGTACTTGTCGCAGATCTCGCGGACGCGCTGGAAGTAGCCGGGAGGCGGAGGGAAGCAGCCGCCGGAGTTCTGCACCGGCTCGAGGAAGATCGCGGCGACGGTGTCCGGACCCTCGAACTGGATCATCTCCTCGATGCGGTTCGCCGCCCAGACGCCGAACGCTTCGATGTCGTCGCTCGGGGCGCCCATCTCGTCGGCGCGGTAGAAGTTCGTGTTCGGGACGCGGAACCCGCCAGGGGTCAGCGGCTCGAACATCTCCTTCATCGCCGGGATGCCGGTGATCGCGAGCGCGCCCTGCGGGGTGCCGTGATAGGCCACCGAGCGCGACAGCACCTTGTGCTTGGTCGGCTTGCCCTGCAGCTTCCAGTAGTACTTCGCCAGCTTGAACGCGGTCTCGACGGCCTCGCCGCCGCCGGTGGAGAAGAAGACGCGGTTGAGGTCGCCCGGCGCGTACGACGCGAGCCGGTCGGCCAGCCGGATGGCGTTGGGGTGGGCGTACGACCAGATCGGGAAGAACGCGAGCTCCTCCGCCTGCTTCGCAGCGGCCTCGGCGAGGCGCTTCCGGCCGTGGCCCGCATTCACCACGAACAGCCCGGAGAGGCCGTCGATGTAGCGCTTGCCGTGGTCGTCCCAGATGTGGTGGCCTTCGCCCTTGGTGATGATCGGGACGCCGTGGCCGTCCTCCATCACCGACTGGCGGGCGAAGTGCATCCACAGGTGGTCCCGGGCCTTCGCCTGCAGGTCCGCCTCATCGGGTGTGATGGGCTCGCCGAAGGTTTCTACGGTTGTCGTCATGGTTATCGCGTTCCCCAGTTGTAGAACTGTTTGTGGAGTTTGAGATAGACGAACGTCTCGGTGGAGAGGACTCCCGGAAGCGTCCGGATCTCGGAGTTGAGCATCGTGATGAGGTCGAGGTCGTTCTCGCACACCACCTCGGCGAGGATGTCGAAGGTGCCGGCGGTCAGCACCACGTAGTCCACGTCCGGCATGGCCGCGAGCTTGTCGGCGACGGCACGCGTGTCGCCCGTGCAGCGCACGCCGATCATGGCCTGCCGGTAGAAGCCGAGCTGCATCGGGTCGGTCACGGCCACGATCTGCATCACACCCGACTCGGTCAGCTTCTGCACGCGCTGACGCACCGCCGCCTCGCTGAGACCGACGGCTTTGCCGATCTCGGCGTACGACTTGCGGCCGTCGACCTGCAACTGCTCGATGATCGCCTTGGAGACGTCGTCGATGGTCGCAGCCTTCTGGCCGTTCGTTGCCCGAGGGGTACTCATGGACCGATTCTGTCAGCGGATGGGGGACCTGGCAAGCGATTCCGCACCGATCTACCGCTTTCGCTGACGAAATCAGTAGGCTGCGGGCATGAACACACCCGAACTCCGGAACTTCGTCGGCGGCCGGCACGTGGATGCGCGCGGCTCCGACGGCATCCAGCTCGTCGATCCCGCGACCGAGGAGGTCTATGGCGCGACGCCGATCTCGACGGCCGAGGACGTCGCCGAGGCCTACCGCGCGGCCGAAGCGGCCTTCGCCGTGTGGGGGGAGACGACCCCGGCCGAGCGGCAGCTCGCGCTGTTCCGCATCGCGGACGCGATGGAGGAGCGCGCGGACGAGTTCGCCGACCTGGAGTCGCAGGACACGGGCAAGCCGCGCGCCACCCTGGTGGAGGACGAGATCCTGCTGTCCGTGGACCAGATCCGCTTCTTCGCCGGCGCCGCCCGCAACCTCGAGGGCCGGTCGGCCGGCGAGTACATGAAGGACCACACGTCGTTCATCCGGCGCGAGCCGATCGGCGTGGTCGGCCAGGTCACGCCGTGGAACTACCCGCTCAACATGGCGGTGTGGAAGTTCGCCCCGGCCCTCGCCGCGGGCAACACGACGGTGCTGAAGCCGTCGGACACCACGCCGCTGTCGACGCTGCTGCTGGCGGAGGTCGCGGCCGAGTTCCTGCCGGCCGGCGTGCTGAACGTCGTGCTGGGCGACCGGACCACCGGCGCCGCCATGACCGCCGACCCGATCCCGCAGCTCATCTCGATCACGGGCTCCGTGCGGGCCGGGATGGAGGTGGCGCGCGCCGCCTCCTTCGACCTCAAGCGGGTGCACCTCGAGCTCGGCGGCAAGGCGCCGGTGATCGTGTTCGACGACGCCGACATCCAGAAGGCGGTCGAGGGGATCGTCGCGGCCGGTTACTTCAACGCCGGCCAGGACTGCACGGCGGCGACCCGCCTGCTGGTGCAGGACGGTATCCATGACGAGTTCGTCGCTGCGCTGGCCGAGTACGCGCGCGGCAACGCCCGCACCGGCGCGCCGCGCGAGGACGGCATCCTGTACGGCGCGCTCAACAACGCGAACCAGTTGGCGCAGGTGTCCGGGTTCGTCGACCGGCTGCCGGATCACGCGACCGTCGAGACCGGCGGACGCCGGCAGGGGGAGCGCGGCTACTTCTGGGAGGCGACCATCGTGTCCGGGCTGCGGCAGGACGACGAGGCGGTGCAGAACGAGATCTTCGGGCCGGTCCAGACCGTGCAGCGGTTCTCGACCGAGGCGGAGGCGCTGGCGAACGCCAACGGCGTGAAGTACGGCCTGGCGTCGAGCGTCTGGACGAAGGATCACGGCCGCGCGATGCGCTTCGCGAAGGGCCTCGACTTCGGCTGCGTGTGGATCAACACGCACATCCCGATCGTGGCCGAGATGCCGCACGGCGGGTTCAAGCACTCCGGCTACGGCAAGGATCTGTCGCAGTACGGATTCGACGACTACACCCGCATCAAGCACGTCATGTCGTACATCGGCGAATGAATCATCCTGTCCTATAGGTATTCGGTCGCCGTCTCCGCTACGCTGCCTCCACACACATCGTCGTGTGGCACAGAAGTGGAAGGCATCCGATGTCTCAAGAACCCGCGTCCGCGCACCTCGAGGACGGCGAACACCTCGCCGTCCTCGGGTACGAGGACTCCTTCAACCGGTCGATGACCCTGTGGGCGAACTTCGCCCTCGGGTTCACCTACCTGTCGCCCCTGGTGGGCGTCTACTCGCTGTTCGCGGTGGCGATGGCGACCGGCGGCCCGCCCTCGATCTGGTGGATCGTCATCGTCGGCGCCGGCCAGCTGCTGGTCTCGCTGGTGTTCGGCGAGGTCGTCTCGCAGTACCCCATCCACGGCGGCATCTACCCGTGGGCCCGGAGGCTCTGGGGCCGGCGGTACGCCTGGATGGCTGCGTGGGTCTACGTCTGGGCGATGATCGTCACGATCACGGCCGTCGCCTCCTACGGCAGCGGGTTCCTGGCGAGCCTGTTCGGGCTGGAGGCGACCAAGGAGGTCACGCTCGGGCTCACCGTGCTGCTGCTCGTGGTCGCGCTCGCGCTCAACTTCACCGGCACGAAGACCCTCGCGACCGTCGCCCGGATCGGTCTGGGCGCGGAGCTCATCGGCGTCATCGCCGTCGGCCTGTACCTGTTGATCTTCCAGCGCAAGCACCCCTTCTCGGTGTTCTTCGACTCGATGGGCGTGCAGGGCGACGGGTCGTACGTCGCCGCGTTCCTCGGCGCCGCACTCGCGGGCCTGTTCCTCTTCTACGGGTTCGAGGCGTGCGGAGATGTGGCCGAGGAGGTCGCGAATCCGGCTCGGCGCATCCCGAAGGCGATGATCATGACGATCCTCGTCGGCGGCGTCTCGGCCCTGTTCGCGTTCGGCGGCTACGTGCTCGCAGCCCCCGACCTCGAGAAGATCGTCTCGGGCAAGGATGTGGACCCGATCCCGGAGATCCTGCAGTCGGCGCTCGGCACGGTCGGGGCGAAGATCTTCCTGGTCGTCGCGGTGACCGCGTTCCTGTCGTGCGTGCTCAGCCTGCAGGCGGCGGCGAGCCGGCTGCTGTTCTCGTT encodes the following:
- a CDS encoding FAD-dependent oxidoreductase, with amino-acid sequence MDYREVGFWFDSIAEQEDGFRPRPGLASDTDADVAIVGAGLTGLWTAYYLQERDPALRILLLEKEVAGFGASGRNGGWCSALFPWSASKLEKRYGFDAAVATRRAMVDTVDEVGRVAEAEGIDIDYARGGTVTFARSRPQVEAARGEFEESEHFGVDEVALWGTETVRSRFNAPDAVAATFTPACARIHPAKLVRGLARVVERRDATIAEGTEVLSWDDGTVRARSGGADRLVRAGTVVNATEGYGSQLPQVGRRILPLYSLMIATEPLPDATWERIGIEHGQTFTDFRNLIVYGQRTADNRFAFGGRGARYHLGSAIHPAYDRSPRVREHLVRTLFDLFPDAAGARITHHWGGPLGVPRDWHASVGYDADAREAWAGGYVGDGLSTTNLAGRTLADLLTGARTSLTELPWVGHRSPRWEPEPLRFAGANAGLVAMESADLEESVTRRPSVVSRVLGPLIGH
- a CDS encoding AsnC family transcriptional regulator; translated protein: MSTPRATNGQKAATIDDVSKAIIEQLQVDGRKSYAEIGKAVGLSEAAVRQRVQKLTESGVMQIVAVTDPMQLGFYRQAMIGVRCTGDTRAVADKLAAMPDVDYVVLTAGTFDILAEVVCENDLDLITMLNSEIRTLPGVLSTETFVYLKLHKQFYNWGTR
- a CDS encoding gamma-aminobutyraldehyde dehydrogenase yields the protein MNTPELRNFVGGRHVDARGSDGIQLVDPATEEVYGATPISTAEDVAEAYRAAEAAFAVWGETTPAERQLALFRIADAMEERADEFADLESQDTGKPRATLVEDEILLSVDQIRFFAGAARNLEGRSAGEYMKDHTSFIRREPIGVVGQVTPWNYPLNMAVWKFAPALAAGNTTVLKPSDTTPLSTLLLAEVAAEFLPAGVLNVVLGDRTTGAAMTADPIPQLISITGSVRAGMEVARAASFDLKRVHLELGGKAPVIVFDDADIQKAVEGIVAAGYFNAGQDCTAATRLLVQDGIHDEFVAALAEYARGNARTGAPREDGILYGALNNANQLAQVSGFVDRLPDHATVETGGRRQGERGYFWEATIVSGLRQDDEAVQNEIFGPVQTVQRFSTEAEALANANGVKYGLASSVWTKDHGRAMRFAKGLDFGCVWINTHIPIVAEMPHGGFKHSGYGKDLSQYGFDDYTRIKHVMSYIGE